In Haloimpatiens massiliensis, the following are encoded in one genomic region:
- a CDS encoding phage tail terminator protein, with the protein MLLSDVREFLKTKIDCPQWYSGKIDGSKEQCIGLYNVQGPAPNLALGGLANTSYSAKAISILVHWTKNCNIAEQKAQEVYNALFGQGGTIGGHRIIKFDMRTSEPIGVGTDTNGVFEFVIETVIYYER; encoded by the coding sequence ATGTTATTAAGTGACGTAAGAGAATTTTTAAAAACAAAAATAGATTGTCCGCAATGGTATAGTGGGAAAATAGATGGAAGTAAGGAGCAATGCATAGGATTATATAATGTACAAGGTCCTGCTCCTAATTTAGCCTTAGGAGGATTAGCAAACACAAGTTATTCCGCCAAGGCTATTTCTATATTGGTTCACTGGACTAAGAATTGCAATATTGCAGAGCAAAAGGCTCAAGAAGTATATAATGCTTTATTTGGACAAGGTGGTACTATTGGAGGGCATAGGATAATTAAGTTTGATATGAGAACATCAGAGCCTATAGGAGTAGGAACAGATACAAATGGTGTTTTTGAATTTGTAATAGAAACAGTAATTTATTATGAAAGGTAG
- a CDS encoding phage tail tube protein gives MAFTGVFPVYNLKFKVGVKGKESTTPTDMKEIADLENFGISIDGKVEDWTPMTTAGWARALMTGKAFSISLKGKRNVGDPGNDYVANTAWKDGLDCSTKGEIEFPDGAKLTFDCVIDVKNVGGGDSTNVAPLEFDLKGDGKPTYTPAEVV, from the coding sequence ATGGCATTTACAGGAGTATTTCCAGTTTATAACCTTAAATTTAAGGTTGGGGTAAAAGGAAAAGAAAGTACAACCCCTACAGATATGAAAGAGATAGCTGATTTAGAGAACTTTGGTATAAGTATAGATGGTAAGGTGGAGGATTGGACACCAATGACCACTGCGGGATGGGCAAGAGCATTAATGACTGGTAAAGCATTCTCTATAAGTTTAAAAGGAAAAAGAAACGTAGGAGATCCAGGTAATGATTATGTAGCAAACACAGCTTGGAAAGATGGATTGGATTGTAGCACAAAAGGTGAGATAGAATTTCCAGATGGTGCAAAACTTACATTTGATTGTGTTATAGATGTTAAGAACGTAGGTGGTGGAGATTCTACTAATGTTGCACCACTTGAGTTCGATTTAAAAGGTGATGGTAAACCAACATATACACCAGCAGAAGTAGTATAG
- a CDS encoding Gp15 family bacteriophage protein: MFEDWGLIEASFTSQYGIRLRNENDMSWGEFCTLLAGIMPKTPLGEVVNVRSEENKDILKNFTPEQHRIRNEWRNRQVDDMTNEEKKEKIKELQEIFAKAFS, translated from the coding sequence TTGTTTGAAGATTGGGGGCTAATAGAAGCCTCCTTTACTTCTCAATACGGGATTAGATTAAGAAATGAGAATGATATGTCATGGGGTGAATTTTGTACACTTTTAGCTGGTATAATGCCTAAAACCCCCCTAGGTGAAGTAGTTAATGTTAGAAGTGAAGAAAATAAGGATATATTAAAAAACTTCACTCCTGAACAACATAGAATTAGAAACGAATGGAGAAATAGACAAGTAGATGATATGACAAATGAAGAAAAGAAGGAAAAAATAAAAGAATTACAAGAAATATTTGCAAAAGCTTTTAGTTAA
- a CDS encoding phage tail protein, translated as MSDSVGQISLDLGLNDVTEKQIENISEKIKSNITKALSNLGDIGNVNKTLDSIQNTIKKMIDSIHSEIKSNLSELKSYIEDIFSKLKVKNPMENFLNKDSAATNENDASTKTSRGPPIGVKVPKVDLSSDTEYIKSQIENLTAQLDQVGAKADEERYKIKDLRKEIENLSKPTGNKAMDFINQEQIKKLQIELSKAEQRLNKFASTSDKTAFTIIELEKKLGGLGNATNTSSKGVKGLFSKLGALGSAAKKVSSASNATAENIKRSARASIQAGGHFKKLGNIGSDTGRRFHGMGNMISRSFGRVLRQVLVIRIMYRALRGLISYTGSALMTNRQFAHSLNQIRTNLMVAFMPIYQAVLPALNALMSALSTVTAYIATFISAIFGKTYKQSFNAAKGLNKARAAMGAYGKSTKKAGADSKKAAKDMEAMKGALMGFDEINQLDLDKDKGKKDKGDSGGDGMPPMVMPDVDVSPASAAGKAIEGMAKKVKAVLATIFQPFKNAWAKEGQATIASIKYALHSILDLLGSIGNSMLTVWSNGTGEAILTVILQILQDIFNIIGDISSTFTTAWNKGGIGTSIVQGIANTILNLLTLVKKVGDSFREVWGQIGTPLADTFMQVVKSTIDTLENLSQKLIYVWDNGGEHLFQGLIRLGSKIFELAGYIYTQFVLPFVDWFVNNMAPAIAPVLDFIGKLLDKFTELIDWLMNDGKPVLDIIVTVLGSMAAAFGVVKGAIALYHGVIKIATGVSKVFGAAIAWLTSPIGIAIVAIGAIIAIGVLLYKNWDTLKAKAAKVWGNIKSTFECFKNWLGNVFATDWSRRFGFFGDILNAFLHTVKDIWNSIKRVFSGIIDFVAGVFTGNWRRAWQGVVNIFGGIFDGIKALAKAPLNGVISLINGAIGGLNKISLPDWVPGIGGKGINIPKIPMLARGGIIDQPTLSMVGEAGKEAVVPLENNTGWIDKISEVVANAIVAAMQFNGSKTNNQDNSDIVMQLDGVTFARLIKKYIDSENQRIGNDVILKMT; from the coding sequence ATGAGTGATAGTGTAGGGCAGATAAGCTTGGATTTAGGTTTAAATGATGTAACCGAAAAACAAATTGAAAACATCAGTGAGAAAATAAAATCAAATATAACTAAAGCATTAAGTAATTTAGGTGATATAGGTAATGTCAATAAGACATTAGACAGCATTCAAAACACCATAAAGAAAATGATTGATTCAATACACTCGGAAATTAAAAGCAATCTCTCTGAACTTAAAAGTTATATTGAAGATATATTTTCAAAACTTAAAGTAAAAAATCCTATGGAAAATTTTTTAAATAAAGATTCTGCTGCTACTAATGAAAATGATGCTAGCACTAAAACTTCAAGAGGCCCACCTATAGGTGTTAAGGTTCCTAAAGTAGATTTATCCAGTGATACTGAATATATAAAATCACAAATAGAAAATCTAACAGCTCAATTAGACCAAGTTGGAGCTAAAGCTGATGAAGAAAGATACAAAATAAAAGATTTAAGAAAAGAAATAGAAAATTTAAGCAAACCAACTGGTAATAAAGCTATGGATTTTATTAACCAGGAGCAAATAAAAAAGCTACAGATTGAGCTTTCAAAGGCTGAACAGAGACTAAATAAATTTGCATCAACTTCTGATAAAACAGCATTTACAATAATTGAGTTAGAGAAAAAACTTGGAGGATTAGGTAACGCTACAAATACATCTTCAAAAGGTGTTAAAGGTCTATTTTCAAAACTCGGTGCTTTAGGTAGTGCAGCAAAAAAAGTTTCTAGTGCATCAAACGCTACAGCAGAGAATATAAAAAGAAGTGCAAGGGCCAGCATACAAGCTGGAGGGCACTTTAAGAAATTAGGGAATATTGGCTCTGATACAGGAAGAAGATTCCATGGTATGGGAAATATGATTTCTAGAAGTTTTGGCAGAGTATTAAGACAAGTACTTGTAATAAGAATTATGTACAGGGCCTTAAGAGGATTGATTAGCTATACAGGTTCAGCACTTATGACGAATAGGCAATTTGCACATTCTTTAAATCAAATTAGAACTAATTTAATGGTTGCATTTATGCCCATATACCAAGCAGTACTTCCAGCGCTAAATGCTCTAATGAGTGCATTATCTACAGTTACTGCGTATATTGCTACATTTATAAGTGCTATATTTGGTAAAACATATAAGCAGAGTTTTAATGCGGCTAAAGGATTGAATAAAGCAAGAGCAGCTATGGGAGCATACGGTAAAAGTACTAAGAAAGCTGGAGCAGATTCCAAAAAAGCAGCTAAGGATATGGAAGCAATGAAAGGTGCTTTAATGGGATTTGATGAGATAAATCAATTAGATTTAGATAAAGACAAGGGTAAAAAAGATAAGGGCGATTCTGGTGGGGATGGTATGCCACCAATGGTAATGCCTGATGTAGATGTAAGTCCAGCAAGTGCTGCTGGAAAGGCTATAGAAGGTATGGCTAAAAAAGTTAAGGCAGTATTAGCCACAATATTTCAACCTTTTAAGAATGCTTGGGCTAAAGAGGGGCAAGCAACTATTGCAAGTATTAAATATGCATTACATAGTATATTAGACTTACTAGGTAGCATAGGAAACAGTATGCTAACGGTATGGAGCAATGGAACTGGTGAAGCTATATTAACTGTTATACTGCAGATACTTCAAGATATATTCAATATTATAGGAGATATATCAAGTACTTTTACTACTGCATGGAATAAAGGTGGCATTGGAACTTCAATAGTACAAGGAATTGCTAATACAATTTTAAATTTACTAACATTAGTAAAAAAAGTTGGTGATTCATTTAGAGAGGTATGGGGACAAATAGGAACTCCACTAGCCGATACTTTTATGCAGGTTGTAAAATCAACTATAGATACGTTGGAAAATTTATCTCAAAAGCTTATTTATGTTTGGGATAATGGGGGAGAACATTTATTTCAAGGGCTTATTAGATTAGGCTCTAAAATATTTGAATTAGCAGGATATATTTATACACAATTTGTATTACCTTTTGTTGATTGGTTTGTAAATAATATGGCGCCTGCTATTGCACCAGTTTTAGATTTTATTGGTAAATTATTAGATAAGTTTACTGAACTAATAGATTGGCTCATGAATGATGGAAAGCCAGTGCTTGATATAATAGTAACTGTGTTAGGAAGTATGGCAGCCGCATTTGGAGTGGTTAAAGGAGCTATTGCGTTATATCATGGGGTTATAAAAATAGCAACTGGAGTTTCAAAAGTTTTTGGGGCAGCTATAGCTTGGCTGACTTCTCCTATAGGGATAGCAATAGTAGCAATAGGGGCAATAATAGCAATAGGAGTACTGCTATATAAAAACTGGGATACATTAAAAGCAAAAGCGGCAAAAGTATGGGGTAATATTAAGAGTACATTTGAATGTTTTAAAAATTGGCTAGGCAATGTATTTGCAACAGACTGGTCTAGAAGGTTTGGCTTCTTTGGAGATATTTTAAATGCCTTTCTACACACCGTGAAAGATATATGGAATAGTATTAAGAGAGTATTCTCAGGAATTATTGATTTTGTAGCTGGTGTTTTTACAGGCAATTGGAGAAGAGCTTGGCAAGGTGTGGTGAATATATTTGGTGGCATATTTGATGGTATAAAGGCATTAGCTAAAGCGCCATTGAATGGAGTAATTAGTTTAATAAATGGCGCTATAGGCGGATTAAATAAAATAAGCCTTCCTGATTGGGTTCCTGGAATAGGTGGTAAGGGAATTAACATTCCTAAAATACCTATGCTAGCGCGTGGAGGAATTATAGACCAGCCAACTTTATCTATGGTAGGTGAAGCTGGTAAGGAGGCTGTGGTACCATTAGAAAATAATACTGGTTGGATAGATAAAATATCTGAAGTTGTAGCTAATGCGATAGTAGCAGCTATGCAGTTTAATGGTAGCAAGACTAATAATCAAGATAATAGTGATATAGTAATGCAACTTGATGGTGTTACATTTGCAAGATTGATTAAAAAATATATAGATAGTGAAAATCAAAGAATAGGTAATGATGTAATACTTAAAATGACTTAG
- a CDS encoding DUF6711 family protein: MIKVNGVELPAPVDFQAGVMDISKAERNARGSMIIERIATKRKLELAWKNLSAEETSKLLKLVSTVFFNVSYIDPQDNSMRTGTFYCGDRTIGMLGFLNGKVYYKDIKFNLIER; encoded by the coding sequence ATGATAAAAGTTAATGGGGTAGAACTTCCTGCTCCAGTTGATTTTCAAGCAGGGGTAATGGATATTTCTAAGGCGGAAAGAAATGCCAGGGGAAGTATGATAATTGAGAGAATAGCAACTAAAAGAAAATTGGAATTAGCATGGAAGAACTTATCTGCAGAAGAAACAAGCAAATTACTTAAGTTAGTTTCAACGGTATTTTTCAATGTTTCTTATATAGATCCACAAGATAATAGTATGAGGACAGGGACATTTTATTGTGGTGATAGAACTATTGGAATGTTAGGCTTCTTGAATGGCAAAGTATATTATAAGGATATAAAATTTAATTTAATTGAAAGGTAG
- a CDS encoding Ig-like domain-containing protein — MAVKTVKVNMNGQDYALSYNSTSGKWEGSITAPSTTSWNQSNNKYGVTVTATDEAGNSTIKDRTDGVLGSALQLRVLEKDKPTITLSSPSSGARVITSKPAIKFTLRDSGSGIDISKLQLKIDSGTSVGNTATGMACTSVPGGYDCTYTPTTSLSEGSHTITISITDNDGNISDLLSSAFNVDTVPPALNISNPSNGLITNNKTLTVRGTTNDETSSPVTVSIKLNGVDQGAVTVSSGSFSKALTLAEGSNTIEIKAVDSAGLTSTVTRTVTLDTKAPTISAVAVTPNPVDCGKTFVITVTVND, encoded by the coding sequence ATGGCAGTAAAAACAGTTAAGGTAAATATGAATGGGCAGGATTATGCATTAAGCTATAATAGTACAAGTGGAAAATGGGAAGGAAGTATAACGGCGCCATCTACTACATCATGGAACCAGTCCAATAATAAATATGGTGTGACCGTAACAGCTACAGATGAAGCTGGTAATAGTACTATAAAAGATAGAACAGATGGTGTACTAGGTTCTGCATTACAATTAAGGGTATTGGAAAAAGACAAACCTACTATTACATTAAGCTCCCCAAGTTCTGGTGCACGTGTTATTACTTCTAAACCAGCTATTAAATTTACATTAAGAGATAGTGGTTCCGGAATAGACATATCTAAATTACAGTTAAAGATAGATAGTGGAACATCTGTAGGAAACACTGCTACCGGTATGGCATGCACAAGCGTGCCTGGGGGGTATGATTGCACTTATACACCTACAACATCTCTCTCAGAAGGTTCACATACCATAACAATTAGTATAACTGATAATGATGGAAATATTTCTGATTTATTATCTTCTGCATTTAATGTGGATACAGTACCACCAGCACTTAATATTTCTAATCCATCAAATGGCTTAATAACTAACAATAAAACTCTAACGGTTAGAGGTACTACAAATGATGAAACATCTTCTCCTGTAACAGTTAGTATTAAGTTGAATGGCGTGGACCAGGGAGCAGTAACAGTATCAAGTGGTTCATTCTCCAAAGCATTAACATTGGCAGAAGGAAGCAATACCATAGAAATTAAAGCGGTAGACAGTGCTGGATTGACTTCTACTGTAACAAGAACGGTAACACTAGATACTAAAGCACCTACTATTTCAGCTGTAGCAGTTACACCAAATCCAGTAGATTGTGGTAAGACATTTGTAATTACAGTAACAGTGAATGACTAA
- a CDS encoding PF13754 domain-containing protein: MRLIGYLDGVEISFDFYPPNVFKATIPKSVKGTYIVQLKAIDNAGNETNQADIYMFIDFQKMIFRKLDSKYICKHENSEFVCVKLKNNYYYRELW, translated from the coding sequence ATGAGGTTAATAGGGTATTTGGATGGGGTAGAAATTAGTTTTGATTTCTACCCACCAAATGTTTTCAAAGCCACTATACCCAAGAGTGTTAAGGGTACTTATATAGTGCAACTAAAAGCTATTGATAATGCAGGTAATGAAACTAATCAGGCAGATATTTATATGTTTATAGATTTTCAAAAGATGATATTTAGGAAACTAGACAGTAAATATATTTGCAAACATGAAAATAGCGAATTTGTCTGTGTAAAACTAAAAAATAATTATTATTATAGAGAGTTGTGGTGA
- a CDS encoding XkdX family protein: protein MFDFYNTFYRMGYLKIDDVKEACKWKCISETEYKEITGEDYTI, encoded by the coding sequence ATGTTTGATTTCTATAATACGTTTTACAGGATGGGATATTTGAAAATTGATGATGTAAAAGAGGCTTGTAAGTGGAAATGTATAAGTGAGACAGAATATAAAGAGATAACTGGAGAAGATTATACAATTTAG
- a CDS encoding phage holin family protein, with the protein MKWNKMLSTIIAGVGACANYFFGGWDMALKTLLLLMFLDYITGLICAGKDKTLSSSIGFKGLGKKILILIIVGVGVCIDNVTGAHGIVRSMVIFFYASMEGISILENATRAGVPVPEQLKEMLVQLKEGNKKEIHKEQIK; encoded by the coding sequence ATGAAATGGAATAAAATGCTAAGTACAATTATAGCCGGAGTGGGGGCTTGTGCAAATTACTTCTTTGGAGGGTGGGACATGGCACTTAAGACACTATTACTACTTATGTTTTTAGACTATATAACAGGATTAATTTGTGCAGGCAAAGATAAAACACTTAGTTCTAGTATAGGGTTTAAAGGCTTAGGTAAAAAGATACTTATATTAATAATAGTAGGTGTTGGTGTGTGTATAGATAATGTTACTGGAGCACATGGAATAGTTAGGAGCATGGTTATATTCTTTTATGCTTCTATGGAAGGAATATCTATATTGGAAAATGCAACTAGAGCTGGTGTGCCAGTTCCGGAACAACTAAAAGAAATGCTAGTACAACTTAAAGAAGGAAATAAAAAAGAGATCCATAAAGAGCAGATCAAATAG
- a CDS encoding N-acetylmuramoyl-L-alanine amidase encodes MNIIERNLNLGNMTYGNKPNTIVLHHAESSKCTVEDINRWHKGNGWAGIGYHYFVKKDGSIYKGRPDNAIGAHARGHNTNSLGICAEGRYMVENMPQAQKNSIIELCKYLKSKYGISRIYGHGELMSTDCPGANFPLQEIKNTVLNGQSSTNATNSGVSVGSKIKITGANYATGQAIPNWVKNNTYTVQQISGSKALIKEILSWVYIKDLKVVSSNSNSSSKQNTSNWISLDGKTGTCTGSGVRVRSSKDTSTSKNILGHLYKGEKVRLYRLEGDWVHIYYPSHGGYIHKNYIKY; translated from the coding sequence ATGAATATAATAGAAAGAAATCTTAATTTAGGCAATATGACATATGGTAATAAACCCAACACAATAGTATTGCACCATGCAGAAAGTTCTAAGTGTACTGTGGAGGATATAAACAGGTGGCATAAGGGTAACGGTTGGGCAGGCATTGGGTACCACTATTTTGTAAAGAAAGATGGCAGTATCTATAAAGGTAGACCAGATAACGCCATAGGAGCACATGCTAGGGGACACAATACTAATAGTTTAGGCATATGTGCAGAAGGACGATATATGGTAGAGAACATGCCACAAGCACAGAAAAATAGCATTATAGAGTTATGTAAATACCTAAAGAGTAAGTATGGAATAAGTAGGATATATGGACATGGTGAGTTAATGTCCACAGATTGTCCAGGAGCTAATTTCCCTTTACAAGAAATTAAAAATACAGTTCTTAATGGACAGAGCTCTACCAATGCAACTAACAGTGGCGTATCTGTAGGTTCTAAAATAAAAATTACTGGTGCTAATTATGCAACCGGACAAGCAATACCTAACTGGGTAAAAAATAATACTTATACAGTACAACAGATTAGTGGCAGCAAGGCATTAATAAAAGAGATCTTAAGCTGGGTATATATAAAAGATTTAAAAGTGGTGTCCAGCAACTCTAATAGTTCTTCCAAACAAAACACTTCTAATTGGATAAGTTTAGATGGCAAAACTGGTACTTGTACTGGTAGCGGTGTAAGGGTTAGAAGCTCAAAAGATACTAGTACCAGTAAAAATATATTAGGCCACCTATACAAAGGCGAAAAGGTTAGGCTCTACAGACTAGAAGGAGATTGGGTGCACATATATTACCCTTCTCATGGTGGGTACATCCACAAGAATTATATAAAATATTAA
- a CDS encoding MutS-related protein translates to MQNYNKGKMENTFSLFSAISIILGIVIGYISIINIEINKVYVVGIILSVVLICFGIYFYLKKKSYKRIRELRNNWGNEVSKKRNFEHIRKLYDILKNEEGFYIDQQTWLDLDMDKVFLKLDRTLCTPGEQYLYYMLRKPCFSEDKLKETGEKIEYFRNSEAVRDKIRFFLDKLGKDRKAAFIEFLNGKFEYSKILKVVLNVLALAALVAVIYVVEKNPSTGILAVFGIYFINLSIHSKVKKKIGADTSCIKYMYRVLTAAKNISSLNNLNKNIEEINILKKEISKCSKLMRSSASIAMAVPEGVDLLLDYINIFFLMETRSYFSAVKEIEKQRESIKKIYESLGKIDAYISIASYREDLKEYAEPIFVKESNELILKEVAHPLIENAVCNSLNMDNNIIITGSNMSGKSTFLRTVGINALFAQTIYTCICKEYRGSFFRVITSISVNDNITEGKSYYLGEAEALHRIINSSGFNKYPVLTLIDEIFRGTNPVERVNAAAEILDYLAKNNCRIIVATHDLEITNMVRETYYNYYFTENVTKEGLNFEYKIREGISPTRNAVKILEYLGYPEEIINNINNRIERKEAVV, encoded by the coding sequence ATGCAAAATTATAATAAAGGAAAAATGGAAAATACATTTAGCTTATTTTCAGCAATTTCGATAATTTTAGGGATTGTAATAGGATATATTTCAATAATAAATATAGAAATTAATAAGGTATATGTTGTTGGAATAATTCTATCTGTGGTATTAATATGTTTTGGTATTTATTTTTATTTAAAAAAGAAAAGTTATAAAAGAATAAGAGAATTGAGAAATAACTGGGGAAATGAAGTTAGCAAGAAAAGAAACTTTGAACATATTAGAAAATTATATGATATATTAAAAAATGAAGAGGGATTTTACATAGATCAGCAAACTTGGCTAGATTTAGATATGGATAAAGTATTTTTAAAATTGGACAGAACTTTATGTACTCCTGGTGAACAATATCTTTATTATATGCTTAGAAAGCCATGCTTTAGTGAAGACAAACTTAAAGAGACTGGAGAAAAAATAGAGTATTTTAGAAATAGTGAAGCTGTAAGGGATAAAATTAGATTTTTTCTAGATAAGTTAGGAAAGGATAGAAAGGCCGCTTTTATCGAATTTTTAAATGGAAAATTTGAATATTCAAAAATCTTAAAAGTAGTATTAAATGTCCTTGCATTAGCGGCATTAGTAGCAGTTATATATGTTGTAGAGAAAAATCCTTCTACAGGTATTTTAGCAGTATTTGGTATATATTTTATAAATTTATCCATTCACTCAAAAGTTAAGAAAAAAATAGGAGCAGATACTTCTTGTATAAAATATATGTACAGGGTTTTAACTGCTGCAAAGAATATATCTTCATTAAATAATTTAAATAAAAACATAGAAGAGATAAATATTTTAAAGAAGGAAATAAGTAAATGCAGTAAGCTTATGAGAAGTTCTGCTTCTATTGCTATGGCTGTACCTGAAGGAGTAGATTTACTTTTAGATTACATAAATATATTCTTTTTAATGGAGACTAGATCATATTTTTCCGCAGTTAAGGAAATAGAAAAGCAAAGAGAAAGTATAAAAAAAATATATGAAAGTTTAGGTAAGATAGATGCTTATATCTCTATAGCGTCCTATAGGGAAGATTTAAAGGAGTATGCAGAACCTATTTTTGTAAAGGAAAGCAATGAACTTATTTTAAAAGAAGTGGCACATCCATTAATAGAAAATGCTGTATGTAATTCTTTGAATATGGACAATAATATAATAATAACTGGTTCTAATATGTCTGGTAAATCTACATTTTTAAGAACTGTAGGAATAAATGCATTGTTTGCTCAGACAATATATACTTGTATTTGTAAGGAATATAGGGGAAGTTTCTTTAGGGTTATAACTTCTATAAGTGTAAATGACAACATAACTGAAGGAAAAAGTTATTACTTAGGTGAAGCAGAAGCTCTTCACAGAATAATAAACTCTTCTGGTTTTAATAAATATCCTGTACTTACATTAATAGATGAGATATTTAGAGGTACAAATCCTGTGGAGAGAGTAAATGCTGCTGCAGAGATTTTAGATTATTTAGCTAAAAATAATTGCCGTATTATAGTAGCTACTCATGATTTAGAAATAACTAATATGGTAAGGGAAACTTATTACAATTACTACTTTACTGAAAATGTAACTAAAGAAGGTTTGAATTTTGAGTACAAAATAAGAGAAGGTATATCACCTACTAGAAATGCAGTTAAGATACTTGAGTATTTAGGATATCCAGAGGAGATAATAAACAATATTAATAATAGGATAGAACGTAAGGAAGCAGTAGTGTAG